One genomic region from Apodemus sylvaticus chromosome 1, mApoSyl1.1, whole genome shotgun sequence encodes:
- the LOC127684814 gene encoding olfactory receptor 2A1/2A42-like has product MGPGTLNDSGTTEFLLLGLWAPPSLRPLLWASLLLAYLTTVLGNGALVALIALDRRLHRPMYHLLTHLALLDTAYVSTTLPQALAHMAMRRARLSLVGCGAQLYVGISLGSCEAILLAAMALDRCLAVCRPLHYATLVTAPRCAALAGASWTLGFALSVPNAVAALRLPFCPGRPAVDHFFCELPAVLRTACADTTANYRLVYGLGVPILLAPLVLILASYAWILAAVLKLPSSGSRHKALSTCSSHLAVVGLFYGTVSAMYLRPKASRELPARHHKLVAVFYLVVTPVLNPLIYSLRNHEVHTAARYALTRLRGTRTVLY; this is encoded by the coding sequence ATGGGCCCGGGAACCCTCAATGATTCAGGAACCACAGAGTTTCTGCTGCTGGGACTGTGGGCCCCACCTTCTCTGCGGCCCCTGCTGTGGGCCTCTCTTCTTCTAGCCTACCTCACCACTGTGCTGGGGAATGGTGCCCTAGTGGCTCTGATAGCCCTGGACAGACGGCTGCACCGGCCTATGTATCACCTGCTGACCCACCTGGCCCTGCTGGACACGGCCTATGTGAGTACCACGCTACCTCAGGCGCTGGCGCACATGGCCATGCGTCGTGCCCGCCTCTCCCTGGTGGGTTGTGGCGCGCAGCTGTACGTGGGCATCTCCCTGGGCAGCTGCGAGGCCATCCTCTTGGCCGCGATGGCCCTGGACCGCTGCCTGGCTGTGTGCAGACCCCTGCATTATGCGACCCTGGTGACCGCGCCTCGCTGCGCGGCGCTGGCTGGAGCATCCTGGACACTGGGTTTTGCACTCTCTGTGCCCAATGCGGTGGCCGCACTGCGCCTGCCCTTCTGTCCCGGGAGGCCAGCGGTGGACCACTTCTTCTGCGAGCTGCCTGCGGTGCTGAGGACAGCGTGTGCGGATACCACAGCCAACTACAGGCTGGTCTACGGCCTGGGCGTGCCCATCCTCCTGGCACCCTTGgtcctcatcctagcttcctatGCCTGGATTCTGGCCGCTGTGCTCAAGTTGCCTTCTTCTGGGAGTCGCCACAAAGCTCTGTCCACCTGTAGCTCACATCTGGCTGTGGTGGGGCTCTTCTACGGCACCGTGAGTGCCATGTACCTGCGGCCCAAAGCCTCGAGGGAGCTTCCCGCTAGACACCATAAATTGGTGGCAGTTTTCTATCTGGTGGTCACACCTGTTCTCAACCCACTTATCTACAGCCTTCGAAACCACGAGGTCCACACGGCAGCTCGCTATGCCCTGACCCGGCTGCGGGGGACGCGCACTGTGTTGTACTAA
- the Smim17 gene encoding small integral membrane protein 17 — MQSLRTEQTQGLLPWDSRAWEKPCHATFPKDWEAVEVGACSCDSDEKDLSSPEPGLPQEWSSVEEDDESEDSQGFMEWSKAPQHTTIVLVVCVLFLFLVLTGMPMMLHV; from the exons ATGCAGAGCCTCAGGACTGAGCAGACACAGGGACTTCTGCCTTGGGACAGCAGAGCCTGGGAGAAGCCATGCCACGCCACCTTCCCCAAGGACTGGGAGGCTGTGGAGGTCGGGGCCTGCAGCTGTGACAGCGACGAGAAAG ATCTGTCTTCCCCAGAGCCTGGGCTGCCTCAGGAATGGAGCTCAGTAGAAGAAGATGACGAGTCGGAGGACTCCCAG GGCTTTATGGAGTGGTCCAAGGCGCCACAGCACACAACCATCGTGTTGGTAGTGTGCGTGCTGTTCTTATTCTTGGTTCTCACCGGGATGCCCATGATGCTTCACGTTTAA